From Anopheles cruzii unplaced genomic scaffold, idAnoCruzAS_RS32_06 scaffold02407_ctg1, whole genome shotgun sequence:
tgtgtgtgtaAGTCACCGAATCGCCAGGCAAGATGAGCGTTAGAACGGTAACCGAAACCGTTGCCAGCAAGGCGGTGGTTTCTGCAACGCCCGCCGCCACTGGCCTCGGCGCCGCCAGCACACCCTTGCAACGGCCGTACGGTAAAATCGTCCTCACGCTCGAAAACTGTCTGCTGCCGGAGGCTAAACTCGACCAAACACCGTCCCAGAGCGATGGTCTCGACCGGGAATCGGAAACCGACCTCCGGATCCTCGGCTGCGAGCTGATCCAGACGGCCGGAATCCTCCT
This genomic window contains:
- the LOC128276765 gene encoding cyclin-L1-like, encoding MSVRTVTETVASKAVVSATPAATGLGAASTPLQRPYGKIVLTLENCLLPEAKLDQTPSQSDGLDRESETDLRILGCELIQTAGILLKLPQVAMATGQVLFQRFFYSKSFVRHSMEATAMSCICLASKIEEAPRRIRDVINVLHHIKQVRSQR